Genomic segment of Candoia aspera isolate rCanAsp1 chromosome 2, rCanAsp1.hap2, whole genome shotgun sequence:
CTAGGTTTGTGGTGCCGACACAGGCAATTGCTCTTTCCACACTATTTATTTGTATCATCTTGCAGCATCTAATAATCATTCTGCCAGAACAGTAGTAAAGAAGATAGGCTTTATATTGCTGCAGAGATGACAAGTGAGTGACCCTAGAAGACACTATAAATCACGAGTGAGGGAATGGCCAGTGTCTGTTTCAAGTCATTTCACTTTTAAATAAGGTGATGAAATAACTTGATTTTAATCATATTAACTTTATTCCTAGAGCAGGAGTAAAGGAGTCAGATTCCCTGCAGTGTGAATCTGGGAGATCTTCTCAAGAGATTCCCATTTAGCTTAAGAAAAGTAAACTGCAGGACTGCTACACTTCCAGTCTGGTCAAGCCCCCCAAGCTCCAGACCAGTGCTTaccaacctcggcaactttaaaatgtgtggacttccactctcagcgtgctgactggggaattctgggagtggaagtccacacacttgaaagttgctgaggttgggaaatactgctcTAAACCCAAGACCAAAATATTGAAACATTTTAATAGACTACTGTTCCTTTAATAAAAGTAGCTAAAACTGATTTACACAAACTAAAAAGAAGTGTGGATACTGAAACAGACATTTGGTttcaatataaataatataatgctAGGAATTTAAAACACTCACTTTGCAGGATCTCAGAAGCAGTTTACTTGTGATCTCAGGAGTATAGTAACCATCACACACAGAACAGTCAGCTGCAGAAAGCTTTTTTGTTGTCTTTATTCTGCCTCTGTAGTTGGCACTGTAAAAATCACTGTCATATCTGGCAAAGCTGAAGATCCCCACCCCTTACCAAAGCAAAGGAGAATTCAAATTAAAATTGCACCAACAGCAAATTGCTAtattaaacatacatacatacatattaaaaaGAGTACTTCTAGTATAGAAACCTTGCAGCCCACTGCAAAGCTTCTAGAAGAGTTATcacaaaactgtaatttttaaaatgacaagaggaaggaattattaaatatattggaGTAATCATATTCTATATTTAATTAATGactattttaattgcatttaaattcaatttaatCTTTGTCGTACCCACTTTTTACTGTTCTTGGCATGATACCAAAGCTAAGCATGATCCTTGGCTTGGAAAAAAGATCAAATCTCTGTTCGAAAAGTTAGAAAAAATATTCCTTCTCTATTTCAAAGCAACAATCTCTTTGTCGCTAGAAGTGAAGTTGTTTCCTCTCACACCCCACCTGGACCAATTCAGCTGCAAAACTGTCCGCTTAGCAAGTGAGTTTAGAAAGGGCAGCAAAGCTCTAAATCCTCCCAAACACTTCTGCACTAGAGCTTAGCAGGAGCCCTTTTGAAAAGGCAGAACAGATAAAATGGGAGAGGAGAAATGGACCCCAAGTAAAGATTGAAAGGATCTTGATTACATCTCAGGTAATCAGATAATCGCCTCCTCTACATAACTGAAAAAGTTACTGGCATATTACAAGATAACTCTATCCCAACTCCCCAACATGCAGATAACCATTTCAGAGAGGAATGTGTTCTTTGTCAAGAAAATGAGGCTTGAGAAAACATACCACCTCTCCAATAGGTTCATGTTCCCTTCCAACATGTTTTATTTGCAAAAATTCAAAGCAAGATATCCAATGCCATACAGCATGCCCATCAACTGAATACAAATGCTTTACTCCAAGACTGCAAAATATAGACTCCTAGACTTCATTATAAAAAAGCTGCATGTGTACTTCCATTGCCCTCTTTTGGTCAGTGAAAGTATAACATAACTCACAGCAAGCATCTTGAAACCAGCAACTTCTTCCTCTGCACCACAGACTGTATATATTATCCTGATAGCCTCTATATATCCCTTCCTGCAAACCACTGAGCACCACGACCTGGATAGTTCATAAAGTTAATGCGCTGTACATAGTAATAGAACTGCAAAGGTCCTTGAGTTCAATTTCCTGAATCCCACAGAGTAACATATGGGCTACCCATGTCTGATGATTCCCAGCAAGGATGAAACTGGTAATTTgatgcctcctggtggtcagtgtaactgaaaaTACAACACAGGATATGcattgtgtaaaaatagagagttcccccccaccccatccaagGATGTGTTTATAAGGCTCGTAAAACCCTGTACATAAGGTCATGACAaaatataacatctgtatctctctgcctTGGGAGCTTAAGGGAATATGGATTGTCTATACCATTCTGATAAACTCTAGATAAATAATTCTTTGAATAGGTACAGACTAGATTTAGGGGGAGGGATTTCTGCAGAAAATCTAACTTGCTTGAAAGCCATTGAGTTTCTGGAACAGGAGGGAAAGTCCAATTTACCTAATCTACACACAATTATAGACTATGTGGACATCTCCAGCAATTGTCACATAAATTCAAGCCAATCCCACTCCTTAAATACTCCTGTGCCTCACAGATAGAGTGCCACTACTCATGAGGGTACCTGTCAGTTTTTATGTGAACCAAATGCTTCCACTCTGCAAAGACTGTGGAAGATGTTTCATACACTCATAGCTATATTGGAGCTGAATGAACTCTTCTAGCATTCTGAGGCTGGGCTTATGCATCACACTAACACCTAATGTGATTTACGTGTTTGTACTTTAGCATACTGGTAAATGTGTGAACCCCATCAAGGTTGATACATTACATGATCCATGTGCTTGCCACTGAAGGTCCTGTTTCTATGTGGAAGATCTCTTCCCAAGATGCTGAGCACTGGTATCAGGCCAATCACACAGGAATGAAGTGTGATGCCTGCATTTCCaaacttctttccttcctgctaaATTCATCTCTGGCAAACTAAAAAAGTCTATGCATAAACCAATGTGCaatcaagaaaacagcatggatgcatccatgaagcCACGAGAAAACAAGACTGCCTATagactttacttttactttttagtAACGACATACTGTATAATATATGCAACACAACTCACTCTGATGCAGCCTGAATTTAAATATCCAGTATCCTGTTTCTACCTGCTCCTCTGCATTGATAAACAAAGAATGCAagaatattgtcatgttcactcaAGGTTCATTGAATGGCAAGTTCCAAAGATGCAACATTAATATAATGCAAAATGCATCTGAGTTAAAGGGAATCAGTTTGTGATGCCTAAAACAACAGGCCATCAGTCCTGCAGATAGTTGGCTTCTACTGAAAACTTGAAAGAAAGCTAGCCACATACCTTCCGTCAAGGAGGCTTGCCCAAAGACAAAATTCCAAGAGTCCTTCGGGTAAAGATCTATCATTGTTATTCCCACAATGCAAAAAGCAtcttttggctttttcttctttaagtaATTCAAGAGGTGCCCTATATGAAAAACAGGTATCAGTCTCTCTCAACAGAAGGCAGTAATTGCATAATCAAGAACTGTAGCCATAGCAGGAATTCTGAAAATAAGAGAGATATTAAGATGACCTCTCCAATTTATATACCACAGAGGCAAGCACAGAGAAAATAAGGGCTATGAATTTAAACCTAACAATTTTTAACTTAGTTCctttaaaattaatgtaaaattaaACAACAAATCTATGCATGCTCCATTTTTATGATGCAgtatctatctaccatctatgtAATAAAGCACCAGTAAAAGGAACCATCATACAGTATTTCAACAGCACACATTTTGCATTTGCAGATTTTGGTTTCAACTCTCAGCTCTTCAATTAAAAGGATCAGGTAAGAGATGAAATGAAAGATCTCTGCCTCAGTCCAGGAGGAAGTGGTATCTCTActcaaagaaggaaaaatacaCTAACTGCTAGGGCAGCTTAATAAGGCTCTTCACAGAATAGGGTGTAGCTCAGTGTATGTACACAAAGCAAATGTTTTTTATACAGATAATCCAAGGTTCAATTCCAGGCATCTCCAAGTAGGCCTGGAGACAACCTTGCTTAAAACCCTGGAGAGCTACTGCTATTCTGCATTGATAGCCCTAGACTAGATAGATCAGTAATCTAACTTAGTACAATAAAGATTCCTATGTTCTATGTATATTCAGGCATTGCTGTTTGCCAACAGTTCTCTTATTTCTGCACAATTAAGATTCATACCCTAAAGTTTTGATTCTGAAGGCTTAAAAACATGAAATCATAGGATTCTGAAAGATAATacctttgggatttttaaaatttgactTTTGATTACAATCAGTTACTAAAGACCCACAAATGTCAATATCTCAACATTACTTAAATACACCTGAGATTCACAGTCCAGTTGATCAAAACTAAATCACAAGAATGAACCAGTCTATCACTGTTTTGTCTATTCCTCATACCTGCATGAATTTGCAGATTGTGTGTGTATTCATTGATTCGAAAATCACAACCTGTATGTGAAACTGGCATCGGGTCTAGGATTCTTACAGTCAGGCCATAGTAAAATGCTTCACAGTAATCTCTCAGCCATTTCAAGTAGACATCCGTGCTAACTTTGGAATCTCCAAAAGAACCTTAAAAAGTAGGTCCAGAAAACATTAGTTCATAGCAGACTTTTCCTTCCACTATGTATAGGCAAATTCATCATACAATACTACAATAAAATATGAGCTTTACTTTGCAATTGTCTGGCTATACAAATCTGAGTAGGAACAATTAGCTTATTTTAAAAGACTAGAGAAAAAGCCCCGCCAAAGATCATTTAATGAACAAGGGTAGCATTGCAATTTAAAGAACAGTTACCATGATCCAGGGAAATGGAGGATCTAAGCTTTAATTACATGCCCACTTGGGAATTAATTTTACTACTCAAAAACAGATTCTTTTGAATTTAAGCATGCACTGAGTTATGTTTTATCATCTTTGTTACTTGATTTCCATTAGATAGAATATAATTCTGACCTCCTGCATGTTGTGGTATGAAGAGTCAGACTGCCTTGCCAACTTTCTCAAATAGAAGACAGAAACTCGTCCACCACTATCAACTATTGCCCACCCTCAGGAACTGTAGAAGTGTGTAGGATACTTTAGCTCATGCTGTCAGTTCAGAGAAAATGATCCCAAAAAACTGACCCTATAATATCCAGGCTTTGATGACAGTTATGCAAGTAATGAAAGCAGAAAGCTTGAAAGCTGCATGCTTAATTAATTGCTAGTTAATAGCTCAATAAACACTTGCATGGTTGCTTCTTTAATATTACCAATAGGCTGGATGTAAATCTGACTCTTCTGTGGGGTTGGCAAATTTCTGCAAGGGTCATGATAAAACTGTGAAAAATCCTGGATGGGTTCTGGATGTGAAGAGATCCAGTCTGATTCAGAATGCAGAGTTATAGGCTTAAAAAGAACACTGTCTGGTTGAAATGCTTCATTTAGCAGAAGCTTCTCCTTAGGATCAAACTTCTCATAAAGCTTCAAAAGCTGTCTGTCCTTGGAGATCAGGGCTGCTTTCAATGCCTCCTCAGAATGTTTAATTACCTTCATCTAATAATAAGAAACAAAGATGAATACTGGTTATGAAATCTGGCTCTTACAGGCACgctcttttattttaaacagttcCTCTTCAACTTCCACACCACAAGTTAAGCCTTGCAAATTCCTATTATTCTTATTGCAAGGAGATAAGTAACAAGCCAAGCCCTGGACACGCAGCATAGCTTGTTGCTTATTCAGCAGGGATCACGTCCTACACATGCAACAGTCACTTCTCCATTCTCTTCCTATTTCTGTACCCAACTATTATTTCACAACCAACTTCTGCTTTCCAACAAGATCACCATGGGAAAGGTTTGCTGCAAGCTGTCATCAGTCCAGTTCCTGGATTAGATCATTGATCACTTgatcacaactttttaaaaatccagtaatTGTTATGCTGGTTTGAGGCTTATTGTCTACCAGGATCTAGATGATTCTCATACAAGGCATAATTCATAACAACTTTAATCTCTGTGGTTCATATGATTTATTGTATGATTTGATTCCATGATTCATTGAATCCAACATTCTCCCTTCAGTTATGCTCATCTGGAACATCTGAAAACATTAAGCAGCACAAAGAATTAATGGAGCAGTTTTCCATTTTCTGTCATTAGTGGACAGATCACGTAttctttatttgtatttaaaatggtGTGGTTACATTGGGAAGTGGCTGCTATGGAGACTTGTATTCTTTTTAAGATCGCATCTTGCCATCTTTTGCTCAACTCATATCTCAAAGTACAacattatttgttagattttatcccatctttcgtacaagagctcaaggtggcatacacagAAGCCTTTCCTCCTACTTTTCCCCACAACTCTGTAGGGTAGGCTGGGCTAAGAGAGCGAGAAagtggcctaaagtcacccagtgagtttccattgCTAAAGGTGGGCTTGAACCTGGTGCCAGTCCAACTCCTTCACACTGGCTTTTAAGCCATTCTCAATgggcattttattttttgtttttaaaaattatgtttgccACATTCCATTTGCTATTCATAATGAAGAGGAAATAGCCCCAACACTAAACTTGGTGTGGGCCCTCTTTTAGTTTCCTAGGCTATCAAGCttgatagagccagtttggtctagtggttaagacaccaggctagaaatcgggagactgagaattctagtcccgccttgggcacgaaagccatctgggtgactttgggccagtcactctctctcagcccaactcacctcacagggttgttgttgtggagaaaataggaggaggaaggagtaataggtacgTTCGccgcattgagttatttataaaaataataaaggcgggatagaaaattaaataaataaacaaactcaacacctggtcacttcatagacatgtccatttggttttcttggcagcaatacagaagtggtttgccgttgccctCTTCTGAGACATTTCTTCAGCTCCCCAATCTAGCCTATACCCCTAGTACTCTCAGGAGGTTTCCCGTTCAAGGGCTGACCTGgctcaaccctgcttagtttACAAGCTTAAACCAGCCTGGTATGGCCACCTGCTGAGATCCTTATCTCAAAATCCCATTTACTTTCAATGATTTCTCCAGATAACTTCTATATAAAAATAGGTCTGGGAATAAAGCCTCATATCCATGCTTCATCAGCAAAGAAAATAGGGTTATTCGTAGCCCAGAAATTCAATCCTGTCTTACTTAACCCTCAGCAACTCTCTGATATAAGAATCCCTATTTTTTTCTGACACTCACTTCTATGTGAGTGAAGCAATAGCGACTGCCTAAAATGTTCCCCAACGAAAAGACACAGTTGCTGTTTGTGTCCCTCACTGCTCTGCCCACAGTTTTTGTCAGTATGCAGAAAGTGACTGCTAGATTGCCTAGTGCCTTATCAGGGCATCGTACCGATGTATCATTGTGGGTTTTGTattattggttttgttttttattctgttttcatcCTGTTTTaactgtcagctgcccagagtcatttatatgagatgggtggccatataagaaACGTCATCTGTGCTTACCCTTAATGTGCTTATACAGAATAGCATAAGCATGCTTGGGATAAAGATGGCTTGGTTATGCTAGTGGTATGTTGGCCAAAATGCACCACAGCTGACTGCTTAACACAACAACGCCCAGTAtaagaagatagattaatcttaCAACAAAATGAGTGGGAAGCGGATGCTGAAGCTGCTTTGTgcagaaggaaagaaattaaGTTAAAGAGTGACACAGAAGTGTGTGGGATTATGTTCAcaggaagtttgaaaaacagtgatgaGGATGAGAAAAAATATAAGGtgtctaaaaagaaaaagataattgcaaaggatgtagacaaagagagcaaggaacagttaagattaaaagaaaaaaacattttaatagaaATGAAGTATAATTCTGGAGGTCGGTAAAAAGGGCTAATTAAAAGCCTCcagaactaaaaataaaagtgatgaagtgATTTGGGGTGAAATCAAAGAAAGAGAATGCTGGAAGAAGTAAAGTGCTTTAGAGATTGTGGGAATAATAGAGACATGTCACAGAGTGGAACTGAcacaaatgctataaatattagtGCTCAAGAAAAAAAACGATGAAAAGAAAGTAATAAATGCTGTAAGAATGGTGAAAAATGGCAAGGCCGGTGTAACTGAATAAATGTTGTAAGAAGTAACAGTGATAAAAACTGGGAAGTGCAGTGTTACTTTATACAGGGCAAGAGTaagcagaccagatttttgctactcagcaggtcactgagaaacCTGAATGTGAGAAAGGTTATTGTAgctttgttgatttagagaaagggtCTGTGTTAATAGTTTTAAATTATGGATTGTTTAGCATGAAGTTGGAGGTGAAGATTGGTCGCTGAATTCAATGAGGAATGTGTATAATGGAAGAAAAGCATACATgacaataaatggaatgcttatcaaataATTCTGTTGGCTAGAGACACGACTTTTACATCCAGACGGTACTTCGTTGCTGGATGAGAATCTGCGTGATTTGAGGCAATGTTAGATACACTGTACGATACAACCAGGAGTATGAATCTGATAATTCAAATATCAAAACCAAAACAGTTGTTTTTGACTTGGTAAACAAATTagaaattatacataaatggggaaaaaaatagagcaagAAGCTGAATTTGTGTCGTATGCTTACttaagatggggaaatggatggatatATTTGAAGATGTGCAGTTGTTGGTAGAAAAGTAGCAGATGGTATGTGGTCTGTTATGAGGAATAAAGAAGTGAAATAGCCTGTACACAAGAGCATGTTTCTgctcactttgttatat
This window contains:
- the AMZ2 gene encoding archaemetzincin-2 isoform X1 yields the protein MEAMKVIKHSEEALKAALISKDRQLLKLYEKFDPKEKLLLNEAFQPDSVLFKPITLHSESDWISSHPEPIQDFSQFYHDPCRNLPTPQKSQIYIQPIGSFGDSKVSTDVYLKWLRDYCEAFYYGLTVRILDPMPVSHTGCDFRINEYTHNLQIHAGHLLNYLKKKKPKDAFCIVGITMIDLYPKDSWNFVFGQASLTEGVGIFSFARYDSDFYSANYRGRIKTTKKLSAADCSVCDGYYTPEITSKLLLRSCKTLTHEIGHIFGIHHCQWLQCVMQGSNHLEESDRRPLDLCPVCLRKLQSVLGFSIVERYKALQRWIEDEAHGTEEGRSSEARGGLLKPVEAFAESYELLVKCLDVLQK
- the AMZ2 gene encoding archaemetzincin-2 isoform X2, translating into MKVIKHSEEALKAALISKDRQLLKLYEKFDPKEKLLLNEAFQPDSVLFKPITLHSESDWISSHPEPIQDFSQFYHDPCRNLPTPQKSQIYIQPIGSFGDSKVSTDVYLKWLRDYCEAFYYGLTVRILDPMPVSHTGCDFRINEYTHNLQIHAGHLLNYLKKKKPKDAFCIVGITMIDLYPKDSWNFVFGQASLTEGVGIFSFARYDSDFYSANYRGRIKTTKKLSAADCSVCDGYYTPEITSKLLLRSCKTLTHEIGHIFGIHHCQWLQCVMQGSNHLEESDRRPLDLCPVCLRKLQSVLGFSIVERYKALQRWIEDEAHGTEEGRSSEARGGLLKPVEAFAESYELLVKCLDVLQK